CACCTTCGCCTACTTCAAGGGCGAGAGGATGTCATTGGAAGCCGTCTGTTCCAGGGTGGAGTCGTACGGGATTTCCCGGGTTCTCGTGACCGGCGGAGAGCCCATGGCCCAGGCCGCCACCCCGGCCCTCTGCCGGGCCCTGCTCCTCGGAGGCCATCGGGTGTCGATCGAAACGAGCGGCGCCTTTTCCCTGAAGGCGCTTCCCCCGGAGGTGACCAAGGTCGTGGACGTGAAGACGCCGGGAAGCGGCGAAGCCGATTCGTTTCAGACCGACATCCTCGGCGACTTGACCCCGAAGGACGCGCTCAAATTCGTCCTGCGCGGGCGCGAGGACTACCTCTTCGCCCTCGATTTCCTGGAGCGCACCCCGGGAGCCCTCACGCCCCAGGTCTTCCTGTCCCCCGTCTGGGGGGAACTGGATCCGAAAGACCTGGCGGACTGGATGCTAAAGGACCGTCCCGAGGCGCGCCTGATGGTCCAGCTCCACAAGGTCCTCTGGGGAGACCAGCGGGGCCGCTGACTCGAATCGCCCGATCGCCAGGGGCGAATGGCGAGGAGGAACCATGGAAACGGTGGACGGGAGGCCCCTGGCCGTGGTCCTGCTCAGCGGGGGCATGGACTCGCTGACGGCCGCGGGCATGGCCCGGAGGGACGGGTACGATCTGGCGCTGATCCACTTCAACTACGGCCAGCGGACCGAGGAGGCCGAGCTGAGGTCCTTCGTCCGGATCGCTGATTCCCTCGGCGTTCCGGGTCCGAGGCGCCTGGTGGTCCACACGAACTTCTTCACCCTCGTGGGGGGATCGGCGCTGACGGACCGTCGGTTGCCCGTGCCCGGAGCGGACCTCGATTCAGGCCGGATCCCCGTGACATACGTGCCCTTTCGAAACGCCGTCCTCCTGTCCATGGCCGTGGGCTGGGCCGAGACCCTCGGAGCCCGTGCGGTCTACTACGGCGCCGTGTCCCAGGATTCCTCGGGATATCCGGACTGCCGGCCGGAGTTCGTGGCGGCCATGCAGGCCCTCGTGAAGGCGGGGACACGGCCCGACACGAACATCCGGGTGCGTG
The sequence above is drawn from the Acidobacteriota bacterium genome and encodes:
- a CDS encoding radical SAM protein; the protein is MTDADGGSGASRYLGAKPAAESLLVNEIYPSLQGEGPETGYPTTLVRLTGCNLRCRYCDSTFAYFKGERMSLEAVCSRVESYGISRVLVTGGEPMAQAATPALCRALLLGGHRVSIETSGAFSLKALPPEVTKVVDVKTPGSGEADSFQTDILGDLTPKDALKFVLRGREDYLFALDFLERTPGALTPQVFLSPVWGELDPKDLADWMLKDRPEARLMVQLHKVLWGDQRGR
- the queC gene encoding 7-cyano-7-deazaguanine synthase QueC codes for the protein METVDGRPLAVVLLSGGMDSLTAAGMARRDGYDLALIHFNYGQRTEEAELRSFVRIADSLGVPGPRRLVVHTNFFTLVGGSALTDRRLPVPGADLDSGRIPVTYVPFRNAVLLSMAVGWAETLGARAVYYGAVSQDSSGYPDCRPEFVAAMQALVKAGTRPDTNIRVRAPLVDLTKADIVKAASEMGLPLGLTWSCYLRNDRACGTCDSCALRLRGFERAGLVDPIEYAPLGSPDREAMRDRIRRLGRLLNALKRSP